A DNA window from Ctenopharyngodon idella isolate HZGC_01 chromosome 10, HZGC01, whole genome shotgun sequence contains the following coding sequences:
- the soul4 gene encoding heme-binding protein soul4 isoform X2 — MALISIEDLDGLDDEQLDDDITDSSEPMDDEEQDRMYAHWQAVGRTHHVSVPREMRGPIEEMTRRNQTSEREQVPFVTISRHEKLGEVLYEERVYPPGKWACVRKADMLYEQSISNAFMKLMRFICKENSTGRYLGMSVPVVNEITMADDGTNFMKDVLTAYYLPAEFQARPPEPTDPDISIVDRDTIRVITRVFYGTTTEETISRQISMLWELLGNSGDVLRDRYMVAVYENPGVPQRRNEIWFIRRGP, encoded by the exons ATGGCTCTGATCTCTATTGAGGATCTTGACGGACTGGATGATGAGCAgttggatgatgacatcacagaCAGCTCTGAACCAATGGATGATGAGGAGCAGGACAGAATGTACGCCCATTGGCAGGCCGTAGGAAGGACACATCATGTTTCTGTTCCAAGAG AGATGAGAGGACCCATTGAGGAGATGACGAGGAGGAACCAGACCTCAGAACGAGAGCAAGTGCCTTTTGTCACCATCTCCAGACATGAGAAG CTTGGCGAGGTGTTGTACGAGGAGAGAGTGTATCCTCCAGGAAAATGGGCATGTGTCAGAAAAGCAGACATGTTGTATGAGCAAAGCATCTCCAATGCATTTATGAAGCTCATGCGCTTCATCTGCAAGGAGAATTCAACag GACGGTACCTTGGCATGTCGGTGCCTGTTGTGAATGAGATCACGATGGCAGATGATGGCACTAACTTCATGAAGGATGTGTTGACGGCATATTATCTGCCTGCTGAGTTCCAGGCCAGACCGCCCGAACCAACCGATCCTGATATCAGCATTGTTGACCGGGACACGATCCGAGTCATAACCAG GGTGTTTTACGGGACCACAACAGAGGAGACCATCTCTCGTCAGATCAGCATGCTTTGGGAGCTTTTGGGCAACTCAGGGGATGTTCTCCGGGACCGCTACATGGTAGCCGTTTACGAGAATCCTGGCGTGCCCCAACGTAGGAATGAGATCTGGTTCATTCGCCGTGGTCCGTGA
- the soul4 gene encoding heme-binding protein soul4 isoform X1 produces the protein MEIHMLTELPDSPPDSQSLTVPLWAMALISIEDLDGLDDEQLDDDITDSSEPMDDEEQDRMYAHWQAVGRTHHVSVPREMRGPIEEMTRRNQTSEREQVPFVTISRHEKLGEVLYEERVYPPGKWACVRKADMLYEQSISNAFMKLMRFICKENSTGRYLGMSVPVVNEITMADDGTNFMKDVLTAYYLPAEFQARPPEPTDPDISIVDRDTIRVITRVFYGTTTEETISRQISMLWELLGNSGDVLRDRYMVAVYENPGVPQRRNEIWFIRRGP, from the exons atggaaatacatatgttgacag AGCTTCCTGATTCACCTCCTGATTCGCAGTCACTCACTGTGCCACTTTGGGCAATGGCTCTGATCTCTATTGAGGATCTTGACGGACTGGATGATGAGCAgttggatgatgacatcacagaCAGCTCTGAACCAATGGATGATGAGGAGCAGGACAGAATGTACGCCCATTGGCAGGCCGTAGGAAGGACACATCATGTTTCTGTTCCAAGAG AGATGAGAGGACCCATTGAGGAGATGACGAGGAGGAACCAGACCTCAGAACGAGAGCAAGTGCCTTTTGTCACCATCTCCAGACATGAGAAG CTTGGCGAGGTGTTGTACGAGGAGAGAGTGTATCCTCCAGGAAAATGGGCATGTGTCAGAAAAGCAGACATGTTGTATGAGCAAAGCATCTCCAATGCATTTATGAAGCTCATGCGCTTCATCTGCAAGGAGAATTCAACag GACGGTACCTTGGCATGTCGGTGCCTGTTGTGAATGAGATCACGATGGCAGATGATGGCACTAACTTCATGAAGGATGTGTTGACGGCATATTATCTGCCTGCTGAGTTCCAGGCCAGACCGCCCGAACCAACCGATCCTGATATCAGCATTGTTGACCGGGACACGATCCGAGTCATAACCAG GGTGTTTTACGGGACCACAACAGAGGAGACCATCTCTCGTCAGATCAGCATGCTTTGGGAGCTTTTGGGCAACTCAGGGGATGTTCTCCGGGACCGCTACATGGTAGCCGTTTACGAGAATCCTGGCGTGCCCCAACGTAGGAATGAGATCTGGTTCATTCGCCGTGGTCCGTGA